A stretch of Tripterygium wilfordii isolate XIE 37 chromosome 11, ASM1340144v1, whole genome shotgun sequence DNA encodes these proteins:
- the LOC120008580 gene encoding mitochondrial import inner membrane translocase subunit TIM23-3-like, which yields MADPADQREQKYRQYHPYQSLYDVPINNLYNLPTSPEILFDEEAAKSRRSWGENLQYYTGCGYLAGSILGGAKGSLEGLRAAEAGDTFKLRLNRVLNSGGQIGRRFGNSFGVVGLIFAGLESGLYHYRDSDDVLNSVLAGLGTGALYRAAKGPRSAAIAGAVGGITAAMAVAGKHALKRYVPI from the coding sequence ATGGCGGATCCAGCTGATCAAAGGGAGCAGAAATACCGCCAGTACCACCCGTACCAATCTCTCTACGATGTCCCCATCAACAACCTGTACAATCTCCCTACATCACCAGAAATCCTCTTCGACGAAGAGGCCGCCAAGTCCCGCCGATCTTGGGGCGAGAATCTCCAGTACTACACCGGTTGTGGGTACCTTGCCGGCTCAATTCTTGGCGGCGCCAAGGGATCACTGGAGGGCCTTCGCGCAGCCGAGGCCGGTGACACCTTCAAGCTCCGGCTAAATCGGGTCCTCAATTCTGGGGGGCAAATTGGTCGCAGGTTTGGGAACTCGTTTGGTGTTGTTGGGTTGATTTTCGCGGGATTGGAGAGCGGCTTATACCATTATAGGGACTCCGACGATGTGTTGAATAGCGTTCTGGCGGGTTTGGGCACTGGAGCTCTTTATCGAGCGGCCAAGGGACCTAGGTCAGCTGCAATTGCGGGAGCTGTTGGAGGGATCACAGCTGCTATGGCGGTGGCGGGGAAGCATGCATTGAAGAGATACGTTCCTATTTGA
- the LOC120009758 gene encoding uncharacterized protein LOC120009758 isoform X1, whose protein sequence is MASSKSTAFLALLLVLLAVIAVGDDVLSDFNEMVCEEVNCGKGRCKAGIGYAFNYICKCDRGWKRTEDDDVNDAAPFLPCVIPNCSLDYSCQPAPPPVPETQVPLNISFFDPCYWAYCGEGSCTRAETYTFECSCKSGFYNLLDTSYFPCYSDCTIGSDCSRLGIKVANQKTTTNGQTRSPATIIRPGNFHQMIMLIMSMALALRK, encoded by the exons ATGGCTTCCTCTAAAAGCACAGCTTTCCTAGCTTTGCTTCTGGTATTGCTTGCAGTTATTGCTGTGGGAGATGACGTGCTATCTGATTTCAATG AGATGGTGTGTGAAGAAGTAAACTGTGGGAAGGGGAGATGCAAAGCAGGTATAGGATATGCATTCAACTACATATGCAAATGCGATCGCGGTTGGAAGAGAACTGAAGACGATGATGTGAATGATGCTGCACCATTCTTACCTTGTGTGATCCCAAATT GTAGTCTAGACTACTCATGCCAGCCCGCACCACCTCCGGTACCTGAAACACAAGTTCCACTCAACATATCTTTCTTCGATC CTTGTTATTGGGCGTACTGCGGAGAAGGAAGTTGCACAAGGGCCGAAACATATACGTTTGAGTGTTCGTGCAAATCAGGGTTCTATAATCTTCTCGACACCTCTTATTTCCCATGCTACAGCGACT GTACAATTGGATCCGATTGTTCACGTCTCGGAATTAAAGTTGCAAATCAGAAAACAACCACCAATGGTCAGACTAGGAGTCCAG CAACCATAATTCGGCCAGGGAATTTCCACCAGATGATTATGTTGATAATGTCCATGGCTTTGGCTCTGAGGAAGTAG
- the LOC120008437 gene encoding protein PUTATIVE RECOMBINATION INITIATION DEFECT 1-like encodes MLSSLVDVLLGQNIDKPIRDAALYLPSDPVDLLFLLGKKRSLDMGFSSCQLAALLILNASSLYDDRLADEKLVLSSLEQFILVNGSDFLHGIDSLMMMQLVNLFGFYRGVGMMNY; translated from the exons ATGCTCAGTTCACTTGTTGATGTTCTTCTTGGTCAAAACATTGATAAACCCATCAGAGATGCTGCTCTGTATCTTCCATCTGATCCTGTTGATTTGCTATTTCTACTAGGGAAGAAAAGATCCCTTGATATGGGATTCTCTTCTTGTCAATTAGCAGCTTTGCTGATTTTAAATGCAAGTTCTTTGTATGATGATAG GCTTGCAGATGAGAAGCTGGTTTTATCTTCCTTGGAACAGTTTATTCTTGTAAATGGTAGTGACTTTCTACATGGAATTGATTCATTGATGATGATGCAACTGGTAAATCTTTTTGGTTTCTATCGAGGTGTTGGGATGATGAATTACTGA
- the LOC120009758 gene encoding uncharacterized protein LOC120009758 isoform X2 gives MASSKSTAFLALLLVLLAVIAVGDDVLSDFNEMVCEEVNCGKGRCKAGIGYAFNYICKCDRGWKRTEDDDVNDAAPFLPCVIPNCSLDYSCQPAPPPLVIGRTAEKEVAQGPKHIRLSVRANQGSIIFSTPLISHATATVQLDPIVHVSELKLQIRKQPPMVRLGVQQP, from the exons ATGGCTTCCTCTAAAAGCACAGCTTTCCTAGCTTTGCTTCTGGTATTGCTTGCAGTTATTGCTGTGGGAGATGACGTGCTATCTGATTTCAATG AGATGGTGTGTGAAGAAGTAAACTGTGGGAAGGGGAGATGCAAAGCAGGTATAGGATATGCATTCAACTACATATGCAAATGCGATCGCGGTTGGAAGAGAACTGAAGACGATGATGTGAATGATGCTGCACCATTCTTACCTTGTGTGATCCCAAATT GTAGTCTAGACTACTCATGCCAGCCCGCACCACCTCCG CTTGTTATTGGGCGTACTGCGGAGAAGGAAGTTGCACAAGGGCCGAAACATATACGTTTGAGTGTTCGTGCAAATCAGGGTTCTATAATCTTCTCGACACCTCTTATTTCCCATGCTACAGCGACT GTACAATTGGATCCGATTGTTCACGTCTCGGAATTAAAGTTGCAAATCAGAAAACAACCACCAATGGTCAGACTAGGAGTCCAG CAACCATAA